One Oscillospiraceae bacterium DNA window includes the following coding sequences:
- a CDS encoding YabP/YqfC family sporulation protein, with product MKPAQKSSLLVQSGEKMELAGNREATVDGCGGVLEYTHSVVCVRYGRGVLRFSGQGLSLQSLACSSLIISGYITQIAYAARGELLPPLPEKEE from the coding sequence GTGAAGCCTGCGCAAAAATCCTCGCTGCTGGTGCAGTCCGGTGAAAAAATGGAGCTTGCCGGCAACCGCGAGGCCACAGTAGATGGCTGCGGCGGCGTGCTGGAATATACGCACAGCGTGGTGTGCGTGCGCTATGGGCGCGGGGTGCTGCGCTTTAGCGGGCAGGGGCTTTCGCTGCAAAGCCTTGCGTGCAGTTCGCTGATTATTTCCGGGTATATCACCCAAATTGCCTACGCGGCGCGCGGCGAGCTTTTGCCGCCGCTGCCGGAAAAAGAGGAGTGA
- a CDS encoding aminotransferase class I/II-fold pyridoxal phosphate-dependent enzyme, with the protein MQFAKRMEQFGEGVFSELLTLKQKKETEGTCVIDLSVGTPNIPPVGAIRRELAEAAMDPTQYVYAISDTQKLQQAVAEWYARRYGVTLDPATQVCSLLGSQEGLTHIALSIADPGDTVLVPDPCYPAFSCGPLLAGAKLAWMPLKKEKDYLIDFDAIPEEQAKAAKLMVVSYPNNPTTATAPDWFYEKLIAFAKKYDIIVLHDNAYSELVFDGKTCGSFLRFPGAAEVGVEFNSLSKTYGMAGARVGFCVGNAQVVSMLKTLKSNLDYGMFLPIQRAAIAAITGDQSCVGRTRAAYEKRRDVLCGAFDALGWHFAKPAATMFVWAEIPAKYGDDDTRFTRELLEKSGVLVTPGSAFGPSGKGHVRMALVQDEAALKEAAGRMQQTDIFH; encoded by the coding sequence GTGCAGTTTGCGAAAAGGATGGAACAATTCGGGGAAGGCGTCTTTTCAGAGCTTTTGACCCTGAAGCAGAAAAAAGAGACAGAGGGCACCTGTGTGATAGACCTTTCTGTCGGTACACCAAATATTCCGCCGGTGGGGGCTATCCGGCGAGAGCTGGCCGAGGCCGCAATGGACCCGACCCAGTATGTTTACGCGATCAGCGATACCCAAAAATTGCAGCAGGCGGTGGCCGAGTGGTACGCCCGCCGCTACGGGGTTACGCTGGACCCGGCGACGCAGGTTTGCTCTCTTTTGGGTTCCCAAGAGGGCTTGACACACATTGCGCTGTCCATTGCGGACCCCGGCGACACCGTGCTGGTGCCGGACCCGTGCTATCCAGCGTTTAGCTGCGGGCCGCTTTTGGCGGGCGCAAAGCTGGCATGGATGCCTTTGAAAAAAGAAAAGGATTACTTAATTGACTTTGACGCGATTCCGGAAGAACAGGCAAAGGCGGCAAAGCTGATGGTGGTGTCTTACCCCAACAACCCCACCACGGCCACCGCACCCGACTGGTTTTATGAGAAGCTGATTGCGTTTGCCAAAAAGTACGATATCATTGTGCTGCACGACAACGCCTACAGCGAGCTGGTCTTTGACGGCAAAACCTGCGGCAGTTTCCTGCGCTTTCCGGGTGCGGCCGAGGTTGGCGTTGAGTTTAATTCCCTCAGCAAGACCTATGGCATGGCTGGGGCGCGCGTGGGCTTTTGCGTAGGCAACGCGCAGGTGGTCAGTATGCTGAAAACGCTGAAATCCAATTTGGATTACGGCATGTTTTTACCAATTCAGAGAGCCGCCATTGCGGCCATTACCGGTGACCAGTCCTGTGTAGGGCGCACCCGTGCCGCCTATGAAAAGCGCCGCGACGTGCTTTGCGGTGCATTTGATGCTTTGGGATGGCACTTTGCAAAGCCTGCCGCCACGATGTTCGTTTGGGCAGAAATCCCCGCAAAATACGGCGATGACGACACCCGCTTTACGCGCGAGCTGCTTGAAAAATCCGGCGTGCTGGTGACCCCGGGCAGCGCCTTTGGCCCCAGCGGAAAAGGCCATGTGCGCATGGCCCTGGTGCAGGACGAGGCAGCCCTGAAAGAGGCCGCCGGCCGGATGCAGCAGACAGATATTTTTCACTGA
- the pflA gene encoding pyruvate formate-lyase-activating protein, which yields MVQGKVHSIESMGLVDGPGVRVVVFLQGCSLRCLFCHNPDTWPVEGGTEMSPQEVTRRVLCCKPYFLRGGGVTFSGGEPLLQPEFLLETLRLCKDAGIHTCLDTAGCGLGNYDELLQYTDLILYDVKQVTAESYRQMTGKSWDETTRFLAAVKKAGTPVWVRHVVVPGLTSGEAHMQALKTFIAEKVPNVEKVELLPYHLLGVHKYAALGLSYRLKGTPAMDLKQTQAWQQRYFPDNKTTENRR from the coding sequence TTGGTACAGGGAAAAGTCCATTCCATTGAGAGCATGGGCCTGGTCGACGGCCCTGGGGTCCGGGTAGTGGTGTTCCTGCAGGGGTGCAGCCTGCGGTGCCTTTTCTGTCATAATCCGGACACCTGGCCTGTCGAGGGCGGCACCGAAATGTCACCGCAGGAAGTCACCCGCCGGGTGCTGTGCTGCAAGCCCTATTTTTTGCGCGGCGGCGGCGTCACCTTTTCCGGCGGAGAGCCGCTTTTGCAGCCAGAGTTTCTGCTGGAGACACTGCGCCTGTGTAAAGACGCGGGCATTCACACCTGCCTGGACACCGCCGGCTGCGGCCTGGGAAACTATGACGAACTTCTGCAGTACACCGATTTAATTTTGTATGATGTCAAGCAGGTTACCGCAGAAAGCTACCGGCAGATGACCGGGAAAAGCTGGGACGAGACCACGCGGTTTTTGGCAGCTGTCAAAAAAGCCGGCACGCCGGTCTGGGTGCGGCACGTGGTGGTGCCGGGCCTGACAAGCGGCGAAGCGCACATGCAGGCGCTTAAAACCTTTATCGCCGAAAAAGTGCCCAATGTCGAAAAAGTGGAACTCTTGCCGTATCACCTTTTAGGGGTGCACAAGTATGCGGCGCTGGGCCTTTCCTATCGTTTAAAGGGAACGCCGGCAATGGACCTAAAGCAGACGCAGGCGTGGCAGCAGCGCTATTTTCCCGACAACAAAACAACTGAAAACCGGAGGTAA
- the trpB gene encoding tryptophan synthase subunit beta, producing MAKGRYGEHGGQYVPETLMSELHRLEEAYEHYKNDPDFQEELHDLLCDYANRPSLLYYAEKMTKDLGGAKIYLKREDLNHTGSHKINNVLGQVLLAKRMGKKRIIAETGAGQHGVAAATGAALLDMECEVFMGEKDTERQALNVYRMELLGAKVHPVKSGTGTLKDAINEAMREWVSRVDDTAYVIGSVMGPHPYPMMVRDFQSVISKEARQQILEVQGKLPDAVLACVGGGSNAMGMFYNFIPDKEVKLIGCEAAGRGVNTAQTAATIATGRPGVFHGMKSYFCQNEYGQIAPVYSISAGLDYPGIGPEHAHLYDIGRAQYVPVTDDEAVEAFEYLARTEGIICAIESAHAVAYARKLAPTMRKDQSMIICLSGRGDKDVAAIARYRGRNLTE from the coding sequence ATGGCTAAGGGAAGATATGGCGAGCACGGCGGGCAGTATGTGCCCGAAACGCTGATGAGCGAACTGCATCGGCTGGAAGAAGCCTATGAGCACTACAAAAACGATCCGGATTTTCAAGAAGAGCTGCACGACCTGCTCTGTGACTATGCCAACCGGCCGTCGCTGCTTTATTACGCTGAAAAGATGACCAAAGATTTGGGCGGCGCAAAAATCTACTTAAAGCGCGAGGACCTCAACCACACCGGCTCCCACAAAATCAACAATGTGCTGGGGCAGGTGCTGCTGGCAAAACGCATGGGTAAAAAGCGCATTATTGCCGAAACCGGCGCCGGGCAGCACGGCGTGGCCGCAGCCACCGGCGCGGCCCTGCTGGATATGGAATGCGAAGTCTTTATGGGCGAAAAAGACACCGAGCGCCAGGCGCTGAATGTCTACCGCATGGAGCTTTTGGGTGCGAAAGTGCACCCGGTCAAAAGCGGCACCGGCACGCTGAAAGATGCGATTAACGAGGCCATGCGCGAGTGGGTCAGCCGCGTAGACGACACCGCCTATGTCATTGGCTCTGTCATGGGCCCGCACCCCTACCCCATGATGGTGCGCGACTTTCAGAGCGTCATCAGCAAAGAGGCCCGTCAGCAGATTTTAGAGGTACAGGGCAAACTACCCGATGCCGTGCTGGCCTGTGTTGGCGGCGGCAGCAATGCCATGGGCATGTTTTACAATTTTATTCCCGATAAAGAAGTAAAACTGATCGGCTGCGAGGCGGCCGGCCGCGGGGTAAATACCGCACAGACCGCCGCGACTATTGCCACCGGCAGGCCCGGCGTGTTTCACGGAATGAAGTCGTATTTCTGCCAAAATGAGTACGGCCAGATTGCCCCGGTCTACTCCATTTCTGCCGGGCTGGATTACCCCGGCATTGGCCCCGAGCATGCCCACCTGTACGATATCGGCCGCGCACAGTACGTGCCTGTGACAGACGACGAGGCTGTGGAGGCATTCGAGTACCTTGCCCGTACAGAAGGCATTATCTGCGCGATCGAGAGCGCGCACGCGGTGGCTTATGCAAGAAAGCTGGCCCCCACGATGCGCAAAGACCAGAGCATGATTATCTGCCTTTCTGGCAGAGGCGACAAAGACGTGGCAGCGATTGCCCGCTACAGAGGGAGGAACCTGACAGAATGA
- a CDS encoding PhoH family protein yields MFEQRISIDRMEQAAALFGSMDENIRLIEKEYGVSVVSRDGEIKVSGEPEGVEPAVRAVNSLLELINRGETLTEQNVRYCIGLVNDGAEEKVQALAGDCICLSSKGKPIKPKTLGQKNYCTAIRENTITIGVGPAGTGKTYLAVAMAVTAFRAQQVQRIILTRPAVEAGEKLGFLPGDLQQKVDPYLRPLYDALFDMLGSETYQRYVERGNIEVAPLAYMRGRTLDDSFIILDEAQNTTPEQMKMFLTRLGFNSRMVITGDITQIDLPDGKHSGLKQIMRILRGVPDIAQIQFTGRDVVRHKLVQEIIKAYEKYEEDKTNHGKNSGHDRK; encoded by the coding sequence TTGTTTGAACAGAGGATCAGCATCGACCGGATGGAACAGGCCGCCGCACTGTTTGGCAGTATGGACGAAAACATTCGGCTGATAGAAAAAGAATACGGCGTTTCGGTTGTATCGCGCGATGGCGAAATCAAGGTATCTGGCGAGCCAGAGGGCGTAGAGCCCGCTGTGCGCGCAGTCAACAGCCTTTTAGAGCTGATAAACCGCGGCGAAACGCTGACAGAGCAGAATGTGCGCTACTGCATTGGCTTGGTCAACGACGGCGCCGAGGAAAAAGTACAGGCGCTGGCGGGCGACTGCATCTGCCTGAGCAGCAAAGGAAAACCCATTAAGCCAAAGACGCTGGGGCAGAAAAACTACTGCACCGCGATAAGGGAAAACACCATTACCATTGGCGTTGGCCCTGCAGGAACAGGTAAGACCTATTTGGCGGTTGCTATGGCAGTGACAGCTTTTCGTGCACAGCAGGTGCAGCGCATTATTCTGACGCGCCCCGCCGTAGAGGCAGGCGAAAAGCTTGGCTTTCTGCCGGGCGATCTGCAGCAGAAAGTCGACCCGTACCTGCGCCCTTTGTATGACGCGCTGTTTGATATGCTGGGGTCAGAGACTTACCAGCGCTATGTCGAGCGCGGCAATATCGAGGTAGCGCCCCTTGCCTATATGCGCGGGCGTACGCTGGACGACAGCTTCATTATTTTGGACGAAGCCCAAAATACTACGCCAGAGCAGATGAAAATGTTTTTAACACGGCTGGGCTTTAACAGCCGCATGGTCATTACCGGCGACATTACACAAATTGATTTGCCCGACGGCAAGCACAGCGGGCTCAAGCAGATTATGCGTATCCTGCGCGGCGTGCCGGACATTGCGCAGATTCAGTTTACCGGCCGCGATGTGGTGCGCCACAAGCTGGTACAGGAAATCATTAAGGCATACGAAAAATACGAGGAGGACAAGACGAATCATGGAAAAAATTCGGGTCATGATAGAAAATAA
- the trpC gene encoding indole-3-glycerol phosphate synthase TrpC, whose protein sequence is MILDELAAAARVRVAQHKERVPYAMLQRQAQALPADDSFPFEKALKAPGLSFICEVKKASPSKGLIAPNFPYLQIAREYEAAGAAAISVLTEPKWFLGNDRYLFEIAGAVHLPVLRKDFTVDPYMICEAKVLGASAVLLICAILSDNELRQYRILAESLGLSALVEAHTAEEVQRALNSGAKIIGVNNRNLKDFSVDLTAGQRLRALVPPEVIFVSESGVKGPQDILAVRQMGADAVLVGEALMRAPDKTARLRELSGEN, encoded by the coding sequence ATGATTTTAGATGAACTTGCCGCGGCCGCCCGTGTGCGCGTCGCACAGCACAAAGAAAGGGTGCCCTATGCAATGCTGCAGCGGCAGGCGCAGGCTCTGCCTGCAGACGATTCGTTTCCATTTGAAAAAGCACTGAAAGCACCAGGGCTTTCCTTTATCTGCGAGGTCAAAAAGGCCTCTCCCAGCAAGGGCCTGATTGCGCCGAACTTTCCGTATCTGCAGATTGCAAGGGAATATGAAGCCGCGGGCGCGGCGGCCATTTCTGTTTTGACTGAGCCAAAGTGGTTTTTGGGCAATGACCGGTATCTCTTTGAAATTGCCGGCGCGGTGCATCTGCCGGTGCTGCGCAAGGACTTTACTGTAGACCCGTACATGATTTGCGAGGCGAAGGTCTTGGGGGCGAGCGCGGTGCTGCTGATCTGCGCAATTCTGTCGGACAACGAACTGCGGCAGTACCGAATTCTGGCGGAGTCGCTGGGCCTTTCCGCTTTGGTAGAGGCCCATACTGCAGAGGAAGTACAGCGTGCACTGAACAGCGGGGCGAAAATCATCGGCGTAAACAACCGCAACTTAAAGGACTTTTCTGTCGACCTCACTGCCGGGCAGCGTCTGCGCGCTTTGGTGCCGCCGGAAGTCATCTTTGTTTCGGAAAGCGGCGTCAAAGGTCCGCAGGATATTTTGGCAGTGCGCCAGATGGGCGCCGACGCGGTCTTGGTAGGGGAAGCGCTGATGCGCGCGCCGGACAAAACCGCGCGGCTCAGGGAACTTTCCGGCGAAAACTGA
- the pflB gene encoding formate C-acetyltransferase, with translation MSNAWNGFHEGRWQREIDVRNFIQKNYTLYEGDESFLAGPTEKTKKVWSKCAGLLQKEREKGGVLDVETKRISGINNFEPGYIDRENEVVVGLQTDAPLKRMVNLYGGMRMAKESLEQYGYQLDPEIEKHFSAYRKTHNEGVFDAYPKRVRTARHVGLLTGLPDAYGRGRIIGDYRRVALYGTDYLIEQKKKDHDELDGPMTEERIRLSEEVSEQVRALKAMTEMAASYGVDISKPAQTAQQAVQAVYMGYLAGVKENNGAATSLGRTSTFLDIYIQRDLAAGTLTEAGAQELIDQFIIKLRLVRHLRTPEYDDLFGGDPTWITESIGGVGVNGRPLVTKNSYRYLHTLINLGTAPEPNLTVLWSEHLPETFKRYCTKISIATDSIQYENDDVMRPIYGDDYGIACCVSAMKLGKQMQFFGARCNLAKSLLLAINGGVDERMGLLVVPDIKPLTGDVLDYSTVWENYKKVMQYVAQLYTDANNIIHFMHDKYAYEASQMALHDTAVERLMAFGIAGLSVAADSLSAIKYAKVCPVRNEQGVAVDFKTEGAFPQYGNDDDRADDLAVDIVEYFIGELKKHPLYRGAKHTMSALTITSNVMYGKKTGTTPDGRKRGEPLAPGANPMHGRDHSGALASLNSVAKIPYRGVCQDGISNTFSIVPAALGRDENQRETNLMSLLDGYFAQGAHHLNVNVMNRETLIDAMDHPEKYPTLTIRVSGYAVNFIRLSREQQEEVIARTFHESI, from the coding sequence ATGAGCAATGCATGGAATGGCTTCCATGAGGGCCGCTGGCAGCGGGAAATTGATGTACGCAATTTTATTCAAAAGAATTATACTTTATATGAGGGCGACGAAAGCTTTTTGGCTGGCCCAACCGAAAAAACAAAAAAAGTGTGGTCAAAGTGCGCCGGGCTTCTGCAGAAAGAGCGCGAAAAGGGCGGCGTGCTGGACGTAGAGACCAAGCGCATTTCCGGTATCAACAACTTTGAGCCTGGCTATATCGACCGCGAAAACGAGGTCGTTGTCGGTCTGCAGACAGATGCACCCCTCAAGCGCATGGTCAACCTGTACGGCGGCATGCGCATGGCAAAGGAAAGCCTGGAGCAGTACGGCTACCAGCTGGACCCGGAAATTGAAAAGCACTTTTCCGCCTACCGCAAAACCCACAACGAGGGCGTCTTTGACGCCTACCCCAAGCGCGTGCGCACCGCGCGCCATGTCGGCCTGCTCACCGGTCTGCCGGATGCCTACGGCCGCGGGCGCATTATCGGCGACTACCGCCGGGTGGCGCTTTACGGCACCGACTACCTGATTGAGCAGAAAAAGAAAGACCACGATGAACTCGACGGCCCTATGACCGAGGAGCGTATCCGCCTGTCAGAAGAAGTCAGTGAGCAGGTGCGCGCGCTCAAGGCAATGACCGAGATGGCCGCCTCTTACGGGGTGGATATTTCCAAGCCGGCGCAGACCGCGCAGCAGGCGGTGCAGGCGGTGTACATGGGCTACCTTGCCGGTGTCAAAGAAAACAACGGCGCCGCCACAAGCCTTGGCCGTACTTCTACTTTTTTGGACATTTACATTCAGCGCGACCTTGCGGCCGGCACCTTAACCGAGGCCGGCGCACAGGAGCTGATTGACCAGTTCATCATCAAGCTGCGCCTGGTGCGGCATTTGCGCACCCCCGAGTACGACGACCTTTTTGGCGGCGACCCTACCTGGATCACCGAATCTATCGGCGGCGTAGGGGTTAACGGCCGCCCGCTGGTCACAAAAAACTCTTACCGATACCTGCATACGCTGATAAACCTGGGCACCGCGCCGGAGCCGAACTTGACCGTCTTGTGGAGCGAGCACCTGCCCGAGACCTTTAAGCGCTACTGCACCAAAATCTCTATTGCAACTGACTCTATTCAGTACGAAAATGACGACGTTATGCGGCCAATCTACGGCGATGACTACGGCATTGCCTGCTGCGTTTCCGCAATGAAGCTTGGCAAGCAGATGCAGTTCTTTGGTGCGCGGTGCAACCTGGCAAAAAGCCTGCTGCTGGCGATTAACGGCGGCGTAGATGAGCGCATGGGCCTTTTGGTGGTGCCAGATATCAAGCCGCTGACAGGTGATGTGCTAGACTACAGCACAGTATGGGAAAACTACAAAAAAGTGATGCAGTACGTTGCACAGCTTTACACTGACGCCAACAACATCATTCATTTTATGCACGACAAATACGCCTATGAGGCGAGCCAGATGGCGCTGCACGACACCGCTGTCGAGCGCCTGATGGCCTTTGGCATTGCGGGGCTTTCTGTTGCGGCAGATTCGCTTTCCGCAATCAAGTACGCCAAAGTGTGCCCGGTGCGCAATGAGCAGGGTGTGGCCGTTGATTTTAAGACCGAGGGCGCTTTCCCGCAGTACGGCAACGACGACGACCGCGCAGACGACCTTGCAGTGGATATTGTCGAGTACTTTATCGGTGAGCTGAAAAAGCACCCGCTCTACCGCGGCGCAAAGCACACCATGTCGGCCCTGACCATTACCAGCAACGTGATGTACGGCAAAAAGACCGGCACCACCCCCGACGGCCGCAAGCGCGGCGAGCCGCTTGCCCCGGGCGCCAACCCGATGCACGGCCGCGACCATTCGGGTGCACTGGCTTCTTTAAACAGTGTGGCAAAAATTCCGTACCGCGGTGTCTGCCAAGACGGTATTTCCAATACATTCTCAATCGTGCCGGCGGCTTTGGGCAGGGACGAAAACCAGCGCGAAACCAACCTGATGTCTTTGCTGGACGGTTACTTTGCGCAGGGCGCTCATCACCTCAATGTCAACGTGATGAACCGCGAAACCCTGATTGACGCCATGGATCACCCGGAAAAATACCCGACGCTGACCATCCGCGTTTCGGGCTATGCGGTCAACTTCATCCGCCTTTCCCGTGAGCAGCAGGAAGAGGTCATTGCCCGCACGTTCCATGAGAGTATTTAA
- a CDS encoding sporulation protein YqfD yields the protein MKLTRWLLGWVRFRVLPPRGGERFLSCCMRGGVRLWQVRPGQKGMTACVQVKMYPKLRREARQARVRLQIVKRSGLPLKIARLRGRPGLVAGFALFWAVLLGLGQFFWTVEISGCRTIAEPALRAALAQQGAFPGAVRHGFSAKDVQTQLMQQFPRISWISINNHGGDLDVQLTENDERPPVADQSGWYELQAAENGVVLEMHIRAGTAKVQPGDGVSKGQLLVSPVVENKEEKFMALYHASGTVFAKTAHTLKVTVPFAARRREQTGAPAERKSLAVFGVQLPLSLGLPPQGSVVRTGEQTCVRLWGKELPLLFTREVLTPVREVSWRRTPQQAVQEARRLLRQKEKTELPGAAVLSRSDSVKTEKDGVTVTRSLFCRENIAKEVRISQTALPGT from the coding sequence ATGAAACTCACGCGCTGGCTTTTGGGCTGGGTGCGCTTTCGGGTGCTGCCGCCCCGCGGCGGAGAGCGCTTTCTCAGCTGCTGTATGCGCGGCGGCGTCCGCCTTTGGCAGGTGCGGCCTGGACAAAAGGGCATGACCGCCTGCGTACAGGTGAAAATGTACCCGAAACTGCGCAGGGAGGCAAGACAGGCGCGGGTGCGCCTGCAGATTGTAAAGCGCAGCGGCCTGCCGCTGAAAATTGCCCGCCTGCGCGGCCGGCCGGGCCTGGTGGCCGGCTTTGCGCTTTTCTGGGCGGTGCTTTTGGGCCTGGGGCAGTTTTTCTGGACAGTCGAAATCAGCGGCTGCCGCACCATTGCGGAGCCGGCGCTGCGCGCTGCCTTAGCACAGCAGGGCGCTTTTCCGGGGGCCGTGCGGCACGGCTTTTCGGCGAAAGATGTGCAGACGCAGCTCATGCAGCAGTTTCCGCGGATCAGCTGGATCAGTATCAATAACCACGGCGGCGACCTGGATGTACAGCTGACAGAAAACGATGAGCGTCCGCCTGTGGCTGACCAGAGCGGCTGGTACGAGCTGCAGGCGGCCGAAAACGGCGTCGTTTTGGAGATGCACATTCGCGCGGGCACGGCAAAGGTGCAACCGGGCGACGGCGTAAGCAAGGGGCAGCTGCTGGTTTCGCCGGTGGTGGAAAACAAAGAGGAAAAATTTATGGCACTTTACCACGCTTCTGGTACGGTTTTTGCAAAAACTGCACATACTCTGAAAGTAACAGTTCCGTTTGCGGCGCGGCGCCGCGAGCAGACCGGCGCACCGGCCGAAAGAAAGTCACTGGCGGTGTTTGGTGTGCAGCTGCCGCTTTCTTTAGGGCTGCCGCCGCAGGGGAGCGTTGTGCGCACGGGAGAGCAGACCTGCGTGCGCCTGTGGGGAAAAGAACTGCCGCTGCTTTTCACACGCGAAGTGCTGACGCCTGTTAGGGAGGTTTCTTGGCGGCGGACCCCGCAGCAGGCGGTACAGGAGGCCCGGCGCCTGCTGAGGCAGAAAGAAAAAACCGAGCTGCCCGGTGCCGCGGTCCTGTCGCGAAGCGATAGCGTAAAAACAGAAAAAGACGGTGTTACAGTGACACGCAGCCTTTTCTGCCGCGAAAATATTGCGAAAGAAGTGCGCATTTCGCAGACCGCGCTGCCGGGCACGTAA
- the trpA gene encoding tryptophan synthase subunit alpha, with product MNRIHKAFENGKAFIGFITAGDPSLEKTEEYILQMIKAGCDLVEIGIPFSDPIAEGVVIQEADLRALKAGTTTDGVFDMVERLRQKTDAPLVFMTYYNPVFSYGNERFFARCKQAGIDGIIVPDLPYEEKGELAAVTAKNDVRLISMIAPTSHERIRKIAGSSEGFLYVVSSMGVTGMRSKINTDLSSILKVVRESTKTPAAVGFGINTPQQAKKIGSIADGVIVGSAIVKLAEKYGDNAGAHIYDYVKSMKDALRELPE from the coding sequence ATGAACAGGATACACAAGGCTTTTGAAAACGGCAAAGCGTTTATCGGGTTTATTACGGCGGGCGACCCGTCCCTGGAAAAAACAGAGGAATACATCCTGCAGATGATAAAGGCCGGCTGCGACCTAGTGGAAATCGGCATTCCGTTTTCCGACCCGATTGCAGAGGGCGTGGTCATACAGGAAGCGGACCTGCGCGCCTTAAAGGCGGGCACCACAACCGACGGCGTGTTTGACATGGTCGAGCGCCTGCGCCAAAAGACCGACGCCCCCCTGGTGTTTATGACCTATTACAACCCGGTTTTCAGCTATGGCAACGAGCGCTTTTTTGCGCGCTGCAAGCAGGCGGGCATCGATGGCATTATTGTGCCGGACCTGCCCTATGAGGAAAAAGGCGAACTTGCCGCGGTCACCGCGAAAAACGATGTCCGCCTGATTTCCATGATTGCGCCGACCTCGCACGAGCGCATCCGCAAAATTGCCGGCAGCTCTGAGGGATTTCTGTATGTCGTTTCCTCCATGGGGGTCACGGGAATGCGCAGCAAAATCAACACCGACCTTTCCTCTATTTTGAAAGTAGTGCGTGAAAGCACCAAAACACCGGCGGCAGTGGGCTTTGGCATCAACACCCCCCAGCAGGCCAAAAAAATCGGCAGCATTGCCGACGGCGTCATTGTGGGCAGCGCAATCGTAAAACTAGCAGAAAAGTATGGGGACAACGCTGGCGCGCATATCTATGACTATGTGAAGTCGATGAAAGACGCACTCAGAGAGCTGCCGGAATGA
- a CDS encoding phosphoribosylanthranilate isomerase: MTRIKICGLSRMEDIAAVNAARPEYAGFVFAESRRQVTPQQAARLRGALAPGIIPIGVFVNAQKESVLRLFLAGTIAAAQLHGSEEESDIRFLQQAGVPVIRAFRVKSAQDALHALQSPADCLLLDSGSGTGKTFDWSVLPPIARPWFLAGGLTPENVCHAVQTLHPWGVDVSSGVETDGKKDSVKIDTIIRRVRNG, from the coding sequence ATGACACGCATTAAAATCTGCGGCCTAAGCCGCATGGAAGACATCGCCGCGGTCAATGCCGCACGGCCGGAGTACGCGGGATTTGTCTTTGCAGAGAGCCGCCGGCAGGTGACCCCGCAGCAGGCAGCGCGCCTGCGGGGCGCGCTGGCGCCGGGCATTATCCCGATCGGGGTGTTTGTCAATGCCCAAAAAGAAAGCGTGCTGCGGCTGTTTTTGGCGGGCACCATAGCGGCGGCACAGCTGCATGGCAGCGAAGAGGAAAGCGACATCCGCTTTTTGCAGCAGGCCGGCGTGCCGGTTATCCGCGCATTTCGGGTAAAGAGCGCGCAGGACGCACTGCACGCTCTGCAGAGCCCGGCCGACTGCCTGCTTTTAGACAGCGGCAGCGGTACGGGAAAGACCTTTGACTGGTCTGTCCTGCCGCCGATTGCCCGGCCGTGGTTTTTGGCGGGCGGGCTGACCCCCGAAAATGTGTGCCATGCGGTGCAGACCCTGCACCCGTGGGGCGTAGATGTTTCCAGTGGAGTGGAAACAGACGGAAAAAAAGATTCTGTAAAAATTGATACAATCATCAGGAGGGTACGCAATGGCTAA
- the ybeY gene encoding rRNA maturation RNase YbeY, translating into MEKIRVMIENKQKAVKIPTGLRMLVRRCCNAVLRMEHFDASAQVSVTFVDNNQIHKLNKQYRDVDAPTDVLSFPMGEKGVYDTDYSTGTKILGDIVISMEKAVEQADRYGHSLEREVGYLTAHSMLHLLGYDHEEGIERVHMREKEEQVMAELGLPSSSSYVIEDDEI; encoded by the coding sequence ATGGAAAAAATTCGGGTCATGATAGAAAATAAACAAAAAGCTGTAAAAATTCCCACCGGCCTGCGCATGCTTGTGCGCCGCTGCTGCAATGCAGTTCTGCGTATGGAGCATTTTGATGCTTCTGCACAGGTCAGTGTCACTTTTGTAGACAACAACCAGATTCACAAGCTTAACAAACAGTACCGCGATGTAGATGCGCCGACCGATGTTCTCAGTTTTCCAATGGGTGAAAAAGGCGTTTACGATACAGACTACTCCACCGGGACGAAAATCCTGGGCGATATTGTCATCTCTATGGAAAAAGCAGTCGAGCAGGCGGACCGCTACGGCCACAGCCTTGAGCGCGAGGTCGGCTACCTTACCGCGCACAGTATGCTGCACCTTTTGGGCTATGACCATGAAGAGGGCATAGAGCGTGTGCACATGCGCGAAAAAGAAGAGCAGGTTATGGCAGAGCTGGGCCTGCCAAGCAGCAGCAGCTATGTCATAGAGGACGATGAAATCTGA